A segment of the Corylus avellana chromosome ca2, CavTom2PMs-1.0 genome:
GATCCGCCTGATTGCACTTGTATAGTCAATAAATAGAATTAGTCTATACAATTCATGATgaacttgagagagagagcgagagagagagagagagagagagagattagctGTGTATCACTTTGATGTTCCATTAACATAATTGATTAAAGAATTCGGATCTACTAAAattctttagaaaataaagttAAATGGTTTTTTGCCGTTAGATTGGAAAAAGTTGTATGTCATTGATCTTGTCTCTTTGCATTCTAATAATTTTTATGGTTCATAACAAAGCTATGATATATCTTGTGTACATATTCAactttgtttcttttatcaACCATTGAGCTAGTTAATTAACACTTTGCAACTTTTTCAGGAGGGAGTAACTATCACAGTTTATACAAAGATATAGAAGATCATGGCAGACCTAGAAAATTTGCTCCTGGAGGCTGCAGGAAGAACCAGTTCAGCAGGCAGAAACCGGAACTCACATCCATCATCTAGAAGGCGACGTGAAGGTTCATATTCTGATGGTGGAAGTGACTCTAGGGATGATGACTCGGATGACGATCGTGGTTATCCTAGCCGAAAGCCTTCTGGATCCCAAGTTCCTTTGAAAAAGAGGTTGGACCCGACTGAAAGAGATGATGATCTGGGCAGCCAAGAAGAAGGCGTCGATGGGGGTGTTTCTGATCGTGAGGGTGACACCAGTGATGAATCTGATGTTGGGGATGATCTTTACAAGAATGAAGATGACAGGCGAAAGCTTGCACAGATGACTGAACTTGAAAGAGAGATGATCTTGTCAGATAGAGCATCCAAGAAAATTGATAAGAATTTGAGGGAGAAAATAAGATCCAAGCGGGAGAGTGGAAAGACGACCCAATCTCGAAAAGAGACTCCACTTCTTCCACCATCTCGTATGCGCTTGTCAGCTAGATCTGCTGATCGGTCAGCTGCCAAGGATGACGCATTGAATGAATTGCGAGCAAAACGGTTGAAGCAGCAGGACCCTGAGGCTCACCGTAAGTTGAAAGATGCATCTAGAGGAAGTTCAGGGGGTCGAACTTTTTCACCAAAGCGAAAATCCTTCAGTAGAGCAAGTCTGAGCAGCTCTAGTCAGAGCGAGAGTGAAAGTAGGTCCCACAGTGATGATGATGCGTCAACAGGAGATGCTGCAATGATTGACAGTGATGACGAGAGGGGCATGCTGGGGTCTGATGTGCCATCTTTTGATGATATAAAGGAAATTACTATCCGGAGGTCAAAACTTGCAAAATGGTTTATGGAGCCATTCTTTGAGGAGTTGATTGTGGGTTGCTTTGTGAGGGTAGGAATTGGGAGGTCAAAGTCTGGGTCTATATATAGGCTCTGCATGGTTCGGAATGTTGATGCCACAGAACCTGAACGGTCGTACaaactagaaaataaaaacacataTAAGTATCTAAATGTTGTTTGGGGCAATGAAAGCTCTGCTGCTAGGTGGCAGATGGCTATGGTTTCTGACTCTGCACCGCAGGAGGAAGAGTATAAACAGTGGGTTAGGGAGGTAGAACGAAGCGGTGGTCGGATGCCAATCAAACAGGATGTGTTGGATAAGAAGGAGGCCATTCAAAAAACCAACTCATATGTTTACTCAGCAGCCACTGTGAAGCAGATGTTACAAGAGAAAAAATCTGCTTCGTCTAGACCATTAAACATTGCAGCTGAGAAGGACCGGCTGAGGAGGGAGTTGGACATTGCACAAAGCAAGCATGATGAGGCTGAGGTGGAGAGGATCAAGACAAGATTGCAGCAATTAGATGCCTCCAGGCAAACACAGGAGAAAGATTACAAGGCTATTAGGCTGGCTGAGATGAACAGAAAGAACAGGGTTGAGAATTTCAAAAATGCGTCGGAAATGAAACGGGTAAACACATCTTTGAAAGCGGGGGAGGCTGGTTATGATCCCTTTTCAAGGAGATGGACTAGGTCAAGGAATTACTATGTTGCAAAGCCCGGTGGAGGAGCCGCCTCCGCTGTGGCAAACGATGATACTATTGGTGCATCTGCCACTGCAAACGGTAATGTGGCTGGAGATAAGGTAACCTCAGAATTTGGCTTGGAAGCTACAGCCGCAGCCTTAGAAGCTGCAGCTGACGCGGGGAAGTTGGTTGATACTAGTGCTCCTGTGGATCAAGGGACTGTGTCAAATATTCTGCATAATTTTGAGCTGCCGATTTCATTGGCTGCACTTCAGAGGTTTGGTGGCCCGCAGGGAGCTCAGGCTGGATTTATGGCCAGGAAACAGAGAATAGAAGCAACGGTTGGATGCAAAGTCCCGGAGAATGACGGAAGGAGGCACGCCCTGACCCTGACAGTTAGTGACTATAAGAGAAGAAGAGGGCTTCTCTGAAATGCTGTTCCACAGTCATGTCAGATAAATGACTTCATTATGTGCTTTCTTGAGTCAAATTGATTCAGTAATTGCAGATTTGTAAGGTAAACACTTGTGTCCTCGAACAATTTTTCTTGCACAAGCTCTCCTCATATTTACTTCTATTAGGTTCTGTTTTGTGGAATCCAGCTTTAATGGTCATAATCAATCCTATAATCATTTTGTATCTGCAGAAACCGAAGATTTTAGTTGAAATAGAGTTGGAGAAATTCAGATATTGAGGTTATGTCTACTTGTCTTTTCTCGACTGATGCTGTGCCAATGgaaattttagttcttttttgtGCGAGCGTGCATTGCTGGTGATTCCCCATTTCCAGTTTCCACCATCTTCTTAAAATAAGCACATCATTTGGTTGCCAATCTCCTGCTACAAGTTGTTTATAGCAATTGCTTTTGTGCGAGTGTTGACTGCTTTCTACTTGGTCGAGGATTTTATAGATGTCGCAAAAATGCCTTAAAAGAGTACGACAATCCAAAAAAGGACATCAATGCTTTTGCCTTTCTCAGGAAAACAACATTTCACGTGGTTCTATAGAAATGAAAGTCCAAATTTCTTTAGTTTTAAATAAGTCGAATCCTGATTAGGGTTTTAGTTTCAAATACTTTGGTTTCACTTTCTTGAGCAAGCACTTCCAAGTTGTTGAAAATGGCAAAGGGATGTCGATGAGAGACTGAAATTTTCTGTTATTAGGTTactagaattttttaaaaaatttagatagTTTAAGAAATGAAGGTTGTGGGGTTTACCTGTTATGGACTAATAAGTCTCACATCCTAAGTTATTTGAGGTAAGTGGGTTATGCCGTGCAGCCCCTTCCTTAAGCTattcaaattttacaaaaatttgaatAGTCTAATAGCAAAAATTTTCATCCCGCCAAGGGAAGCAAGTTAAGTCCGAAACACATGGCTTGACttcaataaatttgttaatttaGGCAATTTGACACCTTTACATCCTTATACTCAGCTACGCTGAATGATTTTCAGTGTGCATGCCTATCGAGTTAGGGTATTATAGCTTTTATTACAAgtttttataaattgacatgtagtctatttttttgcttaattttttcatCACTAAGTTATTGTTAGGTGAGTTTGTAAGAGAattgtaataaaagttataGTATCCCATATTTTTATAGATAAATTTTGGGTAAGAAAAATGATACTTAAGGGACAGTAGTTCCCCGAGGGATTCAAAATCAAACTATTTATGAGCCATGATTATCTATCACTTATTGAATCTCTCTGAATCTCCATTTATTATGATTGATGTGAATTACTGTGAAGCGTCTCTCTCTCAGGCATGTACTCCATTGGAAGTACTCCATGGTTGATAAGTATTACTAATTATGGAATATTttgtcaatttataagaaattttgtaatattttaacataattttgtttttattaaccTTCCTTCACTCTCATGAATCTCATCCtttgatatttgtttttcttttgctcTTATCCTTAGAACCTTTGTCTTGTTTTCTTGCACCATCTCTAGTTTGAGATTTTCGATTATTTGTAAAAGATTTATTTGACCATCTATCCATACTTCCGAGAGTATGTTTAATAGGTTCCATTCACTCTTCTCCTTTACatatatttgatttgaaaaaaaaaaaaaaattaatattgaaatttttttcacatataaGAAGTAATTACGTGACACTAGTAGGTAAGGAAGCCAAAAACCATGACTGAAAATACTGACAACTTAGCATGACCACTGTATAATGGATTTAGGTTCCTTATATTGAAACTCAATTTTCAGTAATTTGCTATTTGAATTGTTAATAATTCAGCTAATAAATACAAACATAGATTTTATAGAGTCCACCTCTCTAAACAAGTAAACGAGTTACTTGAAATTTGTTCGAACAAGTAAGCCCATAAAGACTCTCACTGACTGAATTACTATCAATTAGAATCTTGATTAAGtcattaatgaaataaaaaatgctcATTTGTATATTGGTTCAATTTTGAGTTAAGTTCTGCTGAATGTTAAAAGGTGAATAAACACAAGaataaaaatacactttatgcagctaaataaccaaaaaaaaaaaaaaaaaaaagttgagccAACTCAGGCAAAGCTTTCAatgcttttctctctctttctctctctaaagcTGGTTGGGGAAAGAAAGCAGTCCCCTTTGTCTTTGGCTttcagtgtatatatatatatatatatatttatgcaaTTTGGTTCCCAATGTCAAAAACACAACCacttttttttcggaaattttgCCGCCTCCGCCATTGATGTTTTTCAAGTTCCCACGCAGCTACTACCAGCTTCTCGCCACACCAACACAAAGGACGACCACAATCAAACGAGTTTGAACAAAAACCCACTTTAGTACAGACAAGCATGACCATGTACGAATATTCCACCAAATCCTCTGAGCCTTTCCTGCTCCATCTTCTTCACCAATTACAGGAACTGAAGAGATCTGTCCTAGCTCTTCTCCTTTGCTTGCCCACCTCGCTTTTTGCTctcattcttcttctcctcttggCCTACAATGGCTTCTCTGTCTTCTACCTTCACGTCCCTTTTCCGGCCAAGTCCCCGCCGGTGCCCGCCAATTTCTCGCCGGGATATTCCGCCGGAGAATCAGTCAGAAAat
Coding sequences within it:
- the LOC132170700 gene encoding protein RTF1 homolog, which produces MADLENLLLEAAGRTSSAGRNRNSHPSSRRRREGSYSDGGSDSRDDDSDDDRGYPSRKPSGSQVPLKKRLDPTERDDDLGSQEEGVDGGVSDREGDTSDESDVGDDLYKNEDDRRKLAQMTELEREMILSDRASKKIDKNLREKIRSKRESGKTTQSRKETPLLPPSRMRLSARSADRSAAKDDALNELRAKRLKQQDPEAHRKLKDASRGSSGGRTFSPKRKSFSRASLSSSSQSESESRSHSDDDASTGDAAMIDSDDERGMLGSDVPSFDDIKEITIRRSKLAKWFMEPFFEELIVGCFVRVGIGRSKSGSIYRLCMVRNVDATEPERSYKLENKNTYKYLNVVWGNESSAARWQMAMVSDSAPQEEEYKQWVREVERSGGRMPIKQDVLDKKEAIQKTNSYVYSAATVKQMLQEKKSASSRPLNIAAEKDRLRRELDIAQSKHDEAEVERIKTRLQQLDASRQTQEKDYKAIRLAEMNRKNRVENFKNASEMKRVNTSLKAGEAGYDPFSRRWTRSRNYYVAKPGGGAASAVANDDTIGASATANGNVAGDKVTSEFGLEATAAALEAAADAGKLVDTSAPVDQGTVSNILHNFELPISLAALQRFGGPQGAQAGFMARKQRIEATVGCKVPENDGRRHALTLTVSDYKRRRGLL